A genomic window from Lotus japonicus ecotype B-129 chromosome 1, LjGifu_v1.2 includes:
- the LOC130727550 gene encoding uncharacterized protein LOC130727550, with the protein MAIRVFLLLLLLLFLSFTNLSSSLYEDQVGLVDWHQQYIGKVKHAVFHTQKTGRKRVLVSTQENVVASLDLRHGEIFWRHVLGTNDVIDGIDIALGKYVITLSSDGSILRAWNLPDGQMVWESSLQGSKTSKSILHIPKNLRADKDDLILVFGKGCLHAVSGIDGEVIWKKDFAGESIEISQVIQSPDVFYLAGFDGSSKFHVYGLDAKNGELLKNSHAALPCSTFGELLPVSGDNFVILDDTKSKIVTLNIKNGEVSYNQKHISDLIKDSSGQAVILPSRLLGLFALKINSHVLLVKVTSEGELVVVDNINNAAAFSDALSISEDQHAFAFVQYGDNKIQLSVKDVNDWNSDVIKENIVIDHQRGNIDKIFINNYVRTDRSHGFRALMVMEDHSLLLVQQGEIVWSREDGLASVVDVTTSELPVEKEGVSVAKVEHNLFEWLQGHVLKLKGTLMIASAEDVVAIQALRLRSSEKSKMTRDHNGFRKLLIVLTKAGKVFALHTGDGRVVWSILLRNLRKSEACERPVGLNIYQWQVPHHHALDENPSILVVGRCGPSLTAPAVLSFIDAYTGKELNSLSLAHTVAQVIPLPYTDSTEQRLHLLIDTNQRAYLYPRTPEAFDILKREFSNVYWYSVEADNGVIRGHALKTNCIHDVVDEYCFVFRDLWTIVFPSESEKIIATVTRKPNEVVHTQAKVMTDYDVMYKYISKNILFVANVAPKASGEIRTSTPEEASLVIYIIDTVTGRILHRMAHHGCQGPVHAVFSENWVVYHYFNLRAHRYEMSVVEVYDQSRADNKEIWKFVLGKHNLTSPISSYYRPEVVTKSQSYFFTHSVKAIEVTSTAKGITSKQLLIGTIGDQVLAVDKRFLDPRRTLNPSQAEKEEGIIPLTDSLPIIPQSYITHSLKVEGLRGIVTVPAKLESTSLVFAYGVDLFFTQIAPSRTYDSLTEDFSYALLLLTIVALVAAIFATWVLSERKDLEEKWR; encoded by the exons ATGGCGATTAGggttttcctcctcctcctcctccttctctttctctcgTTCACCAATCTCAGCTCTTCTCTTTACGAAGATCAAGTTGGCCTCGTCGATTG GCACCAACAGTACATTGGGAAAGTGAAGCATGCTGTGTTTCATACTCAGAAGACTGGGCGAAAGCGTGTTTTAGTTTCCACTCAAGAGAATGTCGTGGCTTCCCTCGACCTTCGTCACGGAGAGATTT TTTGGAGGCATGTTCTTGGGACCAATGATGTTATTGATGGAATTGATATTGCCCTGGGAAAAT ATGTCATTACTCTTTCCTCTGATGGAAGTATATTGAGAGCATGGAACCTACCTGATGGACAGATGGTTTGGGAGTCTTCCCTTCAGGGTTCAAAAACATCAAAGTCAATATTACACATTCCA AAGAATTTGAGAGCCGACAAGGATGATTTGATCCTTGTTTTTGGAAAAGGGTGTCTCCATGCTGTTTCTGGCATAGATGGTGAAGTTATTTGGAAGAAAGATTTCGCAGGTGAAAG CATTGAGATTAGCCAAGTTATTCAGTCTCCTGATGTGTTCTATCTAGCTGGTTTTGATGGTTCTTCAAAGTTTCATGTTTATGGATTGGATGCTAAGAATGGAGAGTTGTTAAAGAATAGTCATGCAGCACTTCCCTGTAGTACTTTTGGGGAATTATTACCGGTCTCAGGTGATAATTTTGTGATATTGGATGATACGAAGTCAAAGATTGTAACATTGAACATCAAGAATGGAGAGGTTAGCTACAACCAGAAGCATATTTCAGACCTCATCAAGGATTCATCTGGACAGGCAGTAATATTACCATCTAGGCTTCTAGGATTGTTTGCATTAAAAATCAATTCCCATGTTCTTTTAGTTAAAGTGACAAGTGAGGgtgagttggtggtggtggacaACATTAATAATGCAGCAGCTTTTAGTGATGCTTTGTCAATTTCAGAGGATCAACATGCATTTGCTTTTGTTCAATATGGAGACAACAAAATTCAACTCTCTGTAAAGGATGTTAATGATTGGAATAGTGATGTGATTAAGGAAAACATAGTAATAGACCATCAAAGAGGAAATATTGATAAGATTTTTATAAACAATTATGTGAGGACAGATAGATCTCATGGATTTAGAGCACTAATGGTAATGGAGGATCATTCACTATTATTGGTGCAACAAGGGGAAATTGTCTGGAGTAGAGAGGATGGCCTTGCATCAGTTGTAGATGTAACGACATCAGAACTGCCTGTGGAGAAGGAAGGTGTATCTGTGGCAAAAGTGGAACACAACCTCTTTGAATGGCTTCAG GGACATGTGCTGAAGCTCAAAGGAACATTAATGATTGCAAGCGCTGAGGATGTAGTAGCTATTCAAGCGCTGAGGTTGAGGAGTTCTGAAAAAAGCAAAATGACTCGTGATCATAATGGTTTTCGTAAGTTGCTTATAGTACTTACAAAGGCAGGAAAAGTTTTTGCTTTGCACACTGGAGATGGACGTGTAGTTTGGTCTATTCTTCTTCGTAATCTGCGTAAGTCAGAGGCGTGTGAGCGTCCAGTTGGGCTTAACATTTATCAGTGGCAGGTTCCGCACCATCATGCATTAGATGAAAATCCATCTATTCTTGTAGTTGGGCGATGTGGACCAAGTTTGACCGCACCAgctgttctttctttcattgATGCATACACTGGGAAGGAACTCAACTCTTTGAGCCTTGCTCATACTGTTGCTCAAGTTATTCCTCTGCCTTATACTGATTCAACTGAACAGCGTTTGCATCTACTTATAGATACTAACCAACGGGCATATTTATACCCAAGAACTCCCGAGGCTTTTGACATTTTAAAACGTGAGTTTTCAAATGTATACTGGTACTCAGTTGAGGCTGATAATGGTGTTATTAGAGGTCATGCCTTGAAGACGAATTGTATTCATGACGTTGTGGATGAATACTGCTTTGTATTTAGGGACTTATGGACAATTGTGTTCCCATCTGAATCAGAAAAGATTATTGCAACAGTGACAAGAAAACCTAATGAG GTTGTGCATACTCAAGCCAAAGTTATGACTGACTACGATGTCATGTACAAGTATATATCAAAGAATATACTTTTTGTTGCAAATGTAGCACCTAAAGCCAGTGGGGAAATCAGAACATCAACCCCAGAGGAGGCATCTTTGGTCATCTATATCATCGATACTGTGACTGGTCGCATATTGCATCGCATGGCTCATCATGGTTGCCAGGGTCCTGTTCACGCC GTATTTAGTGAAAACTGGGTTGTCTACCACTATTTTAATCTCAGAGCACACAGATATGAGATGTCAGTTGTCGAGGTCTATGATCAGTCTCGGGCG GATAATAAGGAGATTTGGAAGTTTGTTCTCGGGAAGCATAATCTTACATCGCCCATCTCTTCTTATTATCGACCAGAAGTCGTAACAAAATCGCAATCATACTTTTTTACCCATTCTGTGAAAGCAATAGAAGTGACTTCAACCGCCAAGGGTATAACCTCTAAGCAGCTTCTTATTGGAACAATTGGTGATCAG GTTTTAGCTGTTGACAAACGTTTTTTGGATCCCCGGCGCACACTTAATCCCTCACAAGCTGAGAAGGAAGAAGGAATTATTCCTCTTACAGATTCACTACCAATCATTCCACAG